The region AAAAATGAAAAAAGAAAATATTTTAAAAGATAACTTTTTTAATAAAGTGATGCAATATAACTTCGAAAGTAATTATCAAAGAACATACGAACATTATAATTTGGTAATAAATGATAAATTTATAGAAAACATTACTAATCTTATCAATAATCATACAAATAAAGAAGTTATTTAATAACTTCTTTATAACTCTTTTTCAAGATACTCATATAAATATAAATATTGTCTAAGTTGTTTTATAGAATCTAATCTCAAACCATCTTCAATCCAAAATCTAATATTATCAGGAAGAGCATATGGTTTTAATAACTCTTTCTTTTTTTCATATGATATTTTTTTATGTTCACTTAAAAGTGAAATATGTGATAAAACAGAAGAAATATTTAAATTTCTAATATGTGAAACCTCTTCTATACTTTTATTTTTACAGATTAAATCGTAAGTTTCTAGATATGTTTTTGTAAGCTTTTTAAGTGGAGTTCTATTCTCTAGCTCTTCTTCAAACTCCTCTTTTATACTCTTTGAAAGTTCTAAAAAAGCCTCTCCATATTTTTCATACTTTACAAGCCCTACTCCATTTATATCCAACATTTGCTCTTTTGTAACTGGTAGTTTAATGGTAAACTCTTTTAATGTTTTATCTCCAAATATAACATAAGCGGGAACTTCATACTCTAAAGCCATCTCTTTTCTAAGAGTTCTAAATTTTTCATATAATTGTTCATCAAAACTCAACTCTTCTACTTGCTCTTCAATTTTTTGTGCAATACCTAATTTATCAGAATCAATAAGCAGTTTTTCTTGACCTTTTAAGATTTTAAACCCAAGATTTGTTATCTTTAAAGCCCTGAAATCACCTAAAACTAAAGCTTGTATATCTATAAGTTTATCAGCAATAGCTACCCACTCATTTTTACTTTTTTCAACACCTAAACCATAAACACTAAGTTTATCATGACCAAATTCTAAAAGCTTTTTGTTTTTTGAACCCCTTAAAATATCAATTATATGATTTAAGCCAAACCTTTGTTCACTTCTATAAATACTTGATAAAAGTTTTTGGGCATCAACACTTACATCAACTTGTTCAACTTCACCTTTTGTACAATTATCACACAAAGTTTTACAATCTTCAATCTCATCTTCAAAATAAGCAGCAATAAGCTTATGCCTACAATTATTACTAACACAATATCGATACATCTTCTCAAGTTTTTCAAGTCCAACTTGCTTATATGAATTATCTATTGAATCCTCAATTTGAATTTTTCTTTTTACCTCATCAGCTTTTGAATATAAAAGATATACATAAGACATCTCTCCATCTCGCCCTGCTCTTCCTATTTCTTGATAATAGTTTTCTAAAGTTTTAGGTAAAGAAGTGTGTATTACGAATCTTATATTTGATTTATCAATTCCCATACCAAATGCAATAGTTGCAACTACAATATCAATTTTTTCATATACAAAATCATTAAAAACACTATTTTTTATTTCATTACTTAATCCTGCATGATAAGGTTTTGCGCTAAAACCATTTTGTGATAAAAATTGTGCTGTGGATTCTGCTTCTTTTCTAGTAAAGGTATAAATTATTCCACATAATCCTTTATGTGATTTTAAGAAGTTTAATATTTGATTTTTACCATTTGAGATTCTTGGTTCTACTTTTATATCAAGATTATCTCTTACTGTTTTTGCCCTAAAATGCATGGGATTATTAAGATGTAAACTTTGAGCAATATCATCTTCAACTTTTTTTGTGGCAGTTGCCGTAAATGCAGCAATTGGTGTATTCGGGAAAAATCTTTTTAATCTATCAAGATTTCTATATTCTGCTCTAAACTCATGTCCCCAACCACTAACACAATGGGCTTCATCAATTACAAAATAATTTATATCTATTCTTTGTAAAACTCCAACAAACTCATTTGAAGTAAACCTTTCAGGGGCTACATACAAAAACTTTAATTGTTTATTTAAAATCTTTTGTAGTGTAAAGTTGTTTTCATCTTGGGAAGATAAAGAGCTAATCATTCCTGCACTAATATTTAAGTCATTTAAAGCTTTTACTTGATCTTGCATTAGTGCAATAAGTGGAGAGATTACAACTGTTAATCCATCTAAAAGTAGTGATGGCAACTGATAACATA is a window of Halarcobacter sp. DNA encoding:
- the recQ gene encoding DNA helicase RecQ encodes the protein MNNKYKILKEVFGHDNFRSFQESVVDAILDKKDVLTILPTGGGKSLCYQLPSLLLDGLTVVISPLIALMQDQVKALNDLNISAGMISSLSSQDENNFTLQKILNKQLKFLYVAPERFTSNEFVGVLQRIDINYFVIDEAHCVSGWGHEFRAEYRNLDRLKRFFPNTPIAAFTATATKKVEDDIAQSLHLNNPMHFRAKTVRDNLDIKVEPRISNGKNQILNFLKSHKGLCGIIYTFTRKEAESTAQFLSQNGFSAKPYHAGLSNEIKNSVFNDFVYEKIDIVVATIAFGMGIDKSNIRFVIHTSLPKTLENYYQEIGRAGRDGEMSYVYLLYSKADEVKRKIQIEDSIDNSYKQVGLEKLEKMYRYCVSNNCRHKLIAAYFEDEIEDCKTLCDNCTKGEVEQVDVSVDAQKLLSSIYRSEQRFGLNHIIDILRGSKNKKLLEFGHDKLSVYGLGVEKSKNEWVAIADKLIDIQALVLGDFRALKITNLGFKILKGQEKLLIDSDKLGIAQKIEEQVEELSFDEQLYEKFRTLRKEMALEYEVPAYVIFGDKTLKEFTIKLPVTKEQMLDINGVGLVKYEKYGEAFLELSKSIKEEFEEELENRTPLKKLTKTYLETYDLICKNKSIEEVSHIRNLNISSVLSHISLLSEHKKISYEKKKELLKPYALPDNIRFWIEDGLRLDSIKQLRQYLYLYEYLEKEL